Proteins encoded in a region of the Isosphaeraceae bacterium EP7 genome:
- a CDS encoding MFS transporter: MNGPTNATNSESPTGVRYRVLGFACTLSMITYLDRACFGAAAPSIASELGLTDVSQLKWAMTAFAIAYAVFEIPAGAMGDRLGPRMMLIRIVTWWSVCTALTAVIGLRVGGTVIGGLGTLIALRFLFGAGEAGAYPNITRAIHNWFPPRSWEMSQGMVFMAGRVMGGLTPLLWAILVGGTAETAPLMGWRPAFLLFGGIGLIWTVAFARWFRNRPEEHPGINAAERDLIGSHEHARSLHGAIPWRGLFTSRSLWALCLMYFLVNYAWAFNLTYLPTYLQERFSIETGDRLGAIYKGAPLWLGAAGCFLGGFCINGLARVLGDRRRARQVLGFTALSAGALCWWGARHAENVQTFCLLISLAAFGIDLTLGAAWATCQDLGRQHAAVTAACMNTIGTLGSAMAVWLTGTLVERSLTLQVALQHNSLAQLSAVDRHVAVLSGYDAAFATYVVVFLLASCCWPLIDPSTPISAD, translated from the coding sequence ATGAACGGCCCCACGAACGCAACGAATTCGGAATCTCCCACAGGTGTCCGATATCGGGTGCTCGGATTTGCCTGCACGCTTTCGATGATCACCTATCTCGACCGCGCCTGCTTCGGCGCGGCGGCCCCCTCGATCGCGTCCGAGCTCGGTCTTACCGACGTGTCCCAGCTCAAGTGGGCGATGACCGCTTTCGCGATTGCTTATGCCGTCTTCGAGATCCCGGCGGGCGCGATGGGCGACCGGCTTGGACCTCGAATGATGCTGATCCGTATCGTCACCTGGTGGTCGGTCTGCACGGCCCTTACCGCCGTCATCGGCCTGCGGGTGGGGGGGACGGTCATCGGCGGGCTCGGCACTCTCATCGCCCTCCGGTTTCTTTTCGGAGCCGGCGAAGCGGGTGCCTATCCGAATATCACTCGTGCCATCCATAATTGGTTTCCCCCCCGAAGCTGGGAAATGTCCCAGGGGATGGTTTTTATGGCGGGTCGCGTGATGGGCGGGCTGACCCCGCTTCTCTGGGCGATCCTGGTCGGAGGGACCGCCGAGACTGCCCCGCTGATGGGCTGGCGACCGGCCTTTTTACTCTTCGGTGGGATCGGACTGATCTGGACCGTCGCTTTCGCCCGCTGGTTTCGCAACCGGCCCGAAGAGCACCCCGGCATCAACGCAGCGGAACGCGACCTGATCGGCTCGCATGAGCATGCGCGGTCCTTGCACGGTGCAATACCCTGGAGGGGTCTATTCACCAGCCGAAGCCTCTGGGCCTTGTGCCTGATGTATTTCCTGGTGAATTACGCCTGGGCCTTCAACCTGACCTATCTCCCCACATACCTCCAGGAACGATTTTCCATCGAAACTGGAGACAGACTCGGCGCGATCTATAAAGGGGCCCCTCTCTGGTTGGGCGCGGCGGGTTGCTTTCTGGGAGGCTTCTGCATCAACGGACTGGCTCGCGTCCTGGGCGATCGACGGCGGGCAAGGCAGGTTCTGGGCTTCACGGCCTTGAGTGCGGGGGCACTCTGCTGGTGGGGTGCCCGTCATGCCGAGAACGTCCAGACCTTCTGCCTTCTGATCTCCCTGGCCGCGTTCGGCATCGACCTCACCCTGGGGGCGGCCTGGGCAACTTGCCAGGACCTCGGCCGACAGCATGCCGCAGTGACAGCGGCCTGCATGAACACGATCGGGACGCTAGGCTCTGCCATGGCGGTCTGGCTGACCGGCACGCTGGTCGAGCGATCCTTGACATTACAAGTGGCCTTGCAACACAATTCTCTCGCGCAACTGTCTGCCGTCGATCGGCATGTCGCCGTCCTATCTGGATACGACGCGGCCTTCGCCACCTATGTCGTTGTCTTCCTACTAGCCTCCTGCTGCTGGCCCCTCATCGACCCTTCGACCCCGATTTCCGCGGACTGA
- a CDS encoding succinylglutamate desuccinylase/aspartoacylase family protein, producing the protein MARLIVRPDQLDLDTPGRRDYWVALEHDSIWGDHLIPLTVWVGPEVELGRGLVAFGSNHGNEYEGPMVLKHLMGEIQIEKVRGRIIFIPVLNVAAFRTGTRESRDADGVNLNRAFVDGAGVTPSLAGITHRIAAFVRAYIWPRVHTVIDLHSGGDVARFALCANYHPLDDPILAAQVEETARWFGTPCLMVYQNSTPGLLPSEAERLGKITVGTELGWGRAVNVDGVRYGKHGVLAAAIHQGQLHGEIEPIGYHKDGTQRKLEMVDRDCFSVAPFDGHYEPLLECGTAVRRGETVGLLHDFDHIDMEPWPVVAGVDGVILAQAWVSPVPRGQHIVVVGRVLSN; encoded by the coding sequence ATGGCACGCCTCATCGTTCGCCCCGATCAGCTGGACCTGGATACTCCCGGTAGGCGTGACTACTGGGTCGCCCTGGAGCACGACAGTATCTGGGGCGATCACCTCATCCCCCTTACGGTCTGGGTGGGTCCGGAAGTCGAGTTGGGCCGAGGCCTCGTCGCATTCGGCTCCAACCACGGAAACGAATACGAAGGGCCCATGGTCCTGAAGCACCTGATGGGTGAGATCCAGATCGAGAAGGTCCGGGGCCGAATCATCTTCATCCCGGTGTTGAATGTCGCTGCATTTCGAACGGGGACCCGTGAGAGTCGAGACGCTGATGGCGTGAACCTCAATCGGGCATTCGTGGATGGGGCGGGTGTCACACCTTCTCTCGCCGGCATTACCCATCGGATTGCCGCGTTCGTCCGGGCCTACATCTGGCCTCGCGTCCACACGGTCATCGACCTTCATTCCGGCGGCGATGTGGCCCGGTTTGCTCTGTGTGCCAACTACCATCCCCTGGACGACCCCATCCTCGCGGCCCAGGTCGAGGAGACCGCTCGCTGGTTCGGCACCCCTTGCCTGATGGTCTACCAGAATTCAACTCCGGGCCTACTCCCCAGCGAGGCCGAGCGGCTCGGTAAGATCACGGTTGGAACCGAACTCGGCTGGGGACGTGCCGTGAACGTCGACGGCGTCCGATACGGGAAGCATGGCGTCCTCGCGGCGGCCATCCATCAAGGCCAACTCCACGGCGAGATCGAGCCTATCGGCTACCACAAGGATGGCACGCAACGAAAACTGGAGATGGTCGACCGCGACTGTTTCTCCGTTGCCCCGTTTGACGGCCACTACGAGCCCCTGCTCGAATGTGGCACGGCGGTCCGACGCGGCGAGACCGTCGGCTTGCTTCACGATTTTGATCATATCGACATGGAACCGTGGCCCGTCGTCGCTGGAGTCGATGGGGTGATCCTCGCCCAGGCCTGGGTCTCCCCGGTCCCGCGAGGCCAGCATATCGTGGTCGTCGGTCGCGTGCTCTCCAACTGA
- a CDS encoding winged helix-turn-helix domain-containing protein, with translation MRPTGTSTELEARRRLAVQRVAEGWKQQDVAAFLGVSTRAVGGWVAAHREAGEEGLKATPHPGPAPKLTRRREQSVLSWLARSPQAFGDKADLWTTRRLAEVIARKYGVRFNSNDLAGWLTRRGSSPPKPEVRAVERDNPAIARWAAEDWPRIEKKRGTRGPTSS, from the coding sequence ATGAGACCCACCGGAACATCGACCGAACTCGAAGCCCGCCGACGTCTCGCCGTGCAGCGGGTCGCCGAGGGCTGGAAGCAGCAGGATGTCGCCGCTTTTCTCGGCGTCTCGACCCGGGCCGTCGGCGGGTGGGTGGCCGCCCACCGCGAGGCCGGCGAGGAGGGCCTCAAGGCGACGCCCCACCCCGGGCCGGCCCCCAAGCTCACCCGCCGCAGGGAGCAATCCGTCCTGTCCTGGCTGGCCAGGAGCCCGCAAGCCTTCGGCGACAAGGCCGACCTCTGGACCACCAGGCGACTGGCCGAGGTCATCGCCAGGAAGTACGGCGTCCGCTTCAACTCCAACGACCTGGCCGGCTGGCTCACCCGGCGAGGCTCCTCGCCGCCGAAGCCCGAGGTCCGGGCGGTGGAGCGGGACAACCCGGCCATCGCCCGCTGGGCCGCCGAGGACTGGCCCCGGATCGAAAAAAAGCGAGGGACGAGGGGTCCCACGTCGTCCTGA
- a CDS encoding transposase, with the protein MDTRTAYPSDLTHAERAQVCRVIPSPRPGGRPAKHDLRDIVDALLYVFRTGCQWRALPHDLPPWATAYWYFPHLEGRQHLRPPDGPAPRRPAPGPRPAAPAVGGHPRQPVGQDDGKRGPRG; encoded by the coding sequence ATGGACACACGAACCGCATACCCGAGCGACCTGACCCACGCCGAGCGGGCTCAGGTCTGCCGCGTCATCCCTTCGCCCAGACCGGGCGGGCGGCCCGCCAAGCACGACCTGCGGGACATCGTCGACGCCCTGCTTTACGTCTTCCGCACCGGCTGCCAGTGGCGTGCCCTGCCGCACGACCTGCCCCCCTGGGCCACCGCCTACTGGTATTTTCCGCATCTGGAAGGCCGACAGCACCTTCGACCGCCTGATGGACCTGCTCCGAGGCGACCTGCGCCAGGCCCACGGCCGGCCGCGCCAGCCGTCGGCGGCCATCCTCGACAGCCAGTCGGTCAGGACGACGGAAAAAGGGGCCCCCGAGGCTAA
- a CDS encoding DUF1501 domain-containing protein yields MSRRALLQRSALGIGALGLADLFSDQKAYADVAAGGRGVASMVPKSPHFPGKAKRVIHFFLNGGPSQVDTFDPKPALLKYAGQPTPQSFATERKTGAAFPSPFKFQKYGQSGIEVSELFSKTAQHIDEIAVIRSMVAQVPNHEPSLMLMNCGDSVLSRPSVGAWVMYGLGSENQNLPGFVSMCPSGLPIKDSDNWQSGFLPGIYQGTYIDPQHTQIDRLIENIRSPHATTAVQRKQLDLLRSFNTKHRENRADARLDARIQSFEMAFRMQMEAAEAFDIGREPQSIRELYGNGVHGRQTLIARRLLERGVRYVQLWHGAGQPWDNHSQIEENHRKLAAEIDQPIAALLTDLKQRGMLEDTLVIWGGEFGRTPTVELDGNGKAALGRDHNHYGFSVWMAGGGIKGGTIHGATDDFGFKAVENPVTVHDFHATILHLLGFDHERLTYRYAGRDFRLTDVHGQVVRPIVA; encoded by the coding sequence ATGAGCCGCAGGGCCCTTCTTCAGCGTTCCGCGCTCGGCATCGGGGCCCTTGGCCTGGCCGACCTCTTCAGTGACCAAAAGGCCTACGCAGACGTCGCCGCCGGAGGTCGAGGCGTCGCGAGCATGGTGCCGAAGTCGCCCCATTTCCCGGGCAAGGCAAAGCGTGTCATCCATTTCTTCCTCAACGGAGGGCCGAGTCAGGTCGACACGTTCGACCCCAAGCCGGCTCTGCTGAAATATGCCGGCCAGCCCACGCCTCAGTCCTTCGCGACGGAGCGCAAGACGGGCGCGGCATTCCCTTCGCCGTTCAAATTCCAGAAATACGGGCAGAGTGGCATCGAGGTCAGCGAGCTGTTCAGCAAGACGGCCCAGCATATCGATGAGATCGCGGTCATCCGATCCATGGTCGCCCAGGTGCCAAATCACGAGCCATCCTTGATGCTCATGAACTGCGGCGACTCGGTGCTCTCGCGCCCGAGCGTCGGAGCCTGGGTGATGTACGGGCTCGGGTCCGAGAATCAGAACCTTCCAGGGTTCGTCTCGATGTGCCCCAGCGGTCTCCCGATCAAGGATTCGGATAACTGGCAGTCGGGATTCCTGCCTGGGATTTACCAGGGAACCTACATCGATCCCCAGCACACACAAATCGACAGGCTCATCGAGAATATCCGCAGCCCCCACGCCACGACGGCCGTACAACGCAAGCAGCTCGACCTGCTCCGCTCCTTCAACACGAAGCATCGGGAAAATCGGGCTGATGCCCGACTCGACGCCCGCATCCAGTCGTTCGAGATGGCCTTCCGCATGCAGATGGAGGCCGCTGAGGCCTTCGACATCGGCAGGGAGCCCCAGTCGATCCGCGAACTCTACGGAAACGGGGTGCACGGGCGGCAGACGTTGATCGCTCGTCGACTCCTGGAACGCGGAGTCCGCTACGTCCAACTCTGGCACGGAGCCGGGCAGCCCTGGGACAATCATTCCCAGATCGAGGAAAATCACCGCAAGCTCGCTGCCGAGATCGACCAGCCGATTGCCGCGCTGCTGACCGATTTGAAGCAGCGTGGGATGCTTGAGGACACGCTCGTGATCTGGGGTGGGGAGTTCGGTCGCACACCGACCGTCGAGCTCGACGGCAACGGAAAGGCCGCGCTCGGCCGCGATCACAATCACTACGGATTCAGCGTCTGGATGGCGGGCGGCGGAATTAAAGGCGGGACGATCCATGGTGCCACGGATGATTTCGGATTCAAGGCCGTGGAAAATCCCGTCACCGTCCACGATTTCCACGCAACGATCCTCCACCTCCTCGGCTTCGATCACGAGCGCCTGACTTATCGCTACGCAGGTCGCGATTTCCGCCTCACAGACGTTCACGGGCAGGTCGTCCGACCGATCGTCGCCTGA
- a CDS encoding IS630 family transposase: protein MGRRGLAPDRKKARDEGSHVVLIDESGFFLNPAVRRTWAPKGQTPVLTGCGRHRQKVSTIAAISVAPGRRRLGLCWKTDPKGYIDAEAVVSFLRGLLRHLKGRVIVVWDGGSNHKGPAIRALLGRYPRLTLEHLPGYAPDLNPVEMIWGHLKHGRMANFVPEDVLHLERVVRENLRGVRGNPGLIRSLWNGSDLPFPNRNLTI from the coding sequence CTGGGCCGCCGAGGACTGGCCCCGGATCGAAAAAAAGCGAGGGACGAGGGGTCCCACGTCGTCCTGATCGACGAGAGCGGCTTCTTCCTCAACCCGGCGGTCCGCCGCACCTGGGCCCCCAAGGGGCAGACTCCGGTGCTGACCGGGTGCGGGCGACATCGCCAGAAGGTCTCGACGATCGCCGCCATCAGCGTCGCGCCGGGGCGGCGCCGGCTCGGGCTGTGCTGGAAGACCGATCCCAAGGGCTACATCGACGCCGAGGCGGTGGTTTCCTTCCTCCGGGGCCTGCTGCGGCACCTGAAGGGCCGGGTGATCGTGGTCTGGGACGGGGGGAGCAACCACAAGGGGCCGGCGATCCGAGCCTTGCTGGGGCGCTACCCCCGGCTGACGCTGGAGCACCTGCCCGGCTACGCCCCGGATCTCAACCCGGTGGAGATGATCTGGGGCCACCTGAAGCACGGGCGGATGGCCAACTTCGTGCCCGAGGATGTCCTCCACCTGGAGCGGGTGGTCCGGGAGAATCTGCGGGGTGTCAGGGGCAATCCGGGGCTGATTCGGTCGCTCTGGAACGGGTCGGATCTCCCCTTTCCGAACCGGAATTTAACCATCTGA
- a CDS encoding GntR family transcriptional regulator: MAAVDAAAGSSGASRITQQLKEDILTGRLEVGSRLTEAQVSKRFGVGRGLVREAVQSLSFQGLLINRPNRGAVVAPEAPRELRNFIVPIRRTVEIYALQLVFAELEIGDYVLWEEILGRMRSACERGDYHDIAEADIAFHRALLERAGQPDLVLIWETLVGRIRSHFRRTQRRRVEDAMEIYEEHRAILEAFRGKDFAAAKRILMEKIV; encoded by the coding sequence ATGGCGGCGGTCGATGCAGCGGCCGGTTCCTCGGGAGCCAGTCGCATCACGCAACAGTTGAAGGAGGATATTCTCACGGGTCGTCTCGAGGTTGGCTCGCGTCTGACCGAGGCGCAGGTTTCAAAGCGGTTCGGGGTAGGGCGGGGCCTTGTCAGGGAGGCCGTCCAGAGCCTTTCATTCCAGGGTTTGCTGATCAACCGCCCGAATCGGGGGGCGGTCGTTGCCCCCGAGGCTCCGCGCGAACTTCGCAACTTCATCGTCCCGATCCGGCGGACCGTCGAGATTTACGCGTTGCAGCTCGTCTTCGCCGAGTTGGAAATCGGCGATTACGTCCTTTGGGAAGAGATCCTCGGTCGCATGCGAAGCGCCTGTGAACGCGGCGATTACCACGACATCGCCGAAGCCGACATCGCATTTCACCGTGCTCTTCTGGAGCGAGCAGGCCAACCTGATCTGGTTCTGATCTGGGAAACCTTGGTCGGCCGCATCCGCTCGCACTTCCGTCGTACCCAGCGTCGTCGGGTCGAAGATGCGATGGAAATTTACGAGGAGCACCGCGCCATCCTCGAGGCGTTCCGGGGCAAAGATTTCGCGGCCGCCAAACGAATCCTTATGGAGAAAATCGTCTGA
- a CDS encoding PSD1 and planctomycete cytochrome C domain-containing protein, with protein MLHDRCRIVCLTATFVASLQVSLLAQAAADSESFEKEIRPLLLENCAKCHGADKQQGGLRLDTRQAFMNGGDSGPAVIGGQPDESLLLEAVRHEGDLKMPPGRKLSAEQIASLERWVAAGAKWPADLTPVVDRRKDAWAAHWAFQPITDPPIPRPKDTGWCRTPVDAFVKATLEAKGLAPSPLADRYRQIRRLTYDLTGLPPTPEAATAFLEDQSPDAYEKLVDRLLASEQYGEQWARHWLDVARYADTKGYVYGREERFLVQAPAYRDWVVKAFNEDLPYDQFLLNQIAADLVVPEDRTALAAMGFLTVGRRFLGITPDIIDDRIDVLSRGTMGLTVACARCHDHKYDPIPTADYYSLYGVFQNCTERLVQINEPESRDPAYVAFEKELSTRLENLKKGMEASRTEAMKRVRERVAAYLLVQKDLSKVPQEGFDTVLGKDDLNPAFVRRFTAYLSNAANSDDRIFRPWRIFARLTDADFAAQAIIESGNINKPGLLPLNRKIAEAFATPPSSIGEVAERYGKVFTEIDRLWQEVQKPSGAAGATPPKFLEDPEAEALRQVLYSDRGPCSMPDEPIVTTEWFFDSTTVVQMWKLQGEVDRWLIQSPRSPAHAVAVVDREELQEPRIFKRGSSANRGDEVPRRFLQVVAGQDRKPFSQGSGRLELARVIVAPTNPLTARVWVNRIWMHHFGAGLVRTPSDFGIRAEAPSHPELLDWLARQLVSNGWSTKSIHRLILLSSAYQQRSDEPADAAARELTQSVDPENRLLWRMNPHRLTFEEARDTLLSVTGELDSRLGGRSSELFPVGSSNVRRSLYGLVDRQFLPSILRVFDFANPDLHTPIRSETTVPQQALFAMNHPFIADRAKALADKLTINDPEASIRSLYKSTYQREPTEVELADCRQFISTPVEEASPVVSPETLAWQYGYAEVDPTTGPSRDFVHLPHFNGTAWGGGPQWPDSKLGWARINAQGGHPGDDLKHAIVRRWTATKASNVAIGSTLVHAEAAGDGVRGWVVSSRHGVLKSAPVHNSRVEFNIDRVAVEVGDTIDFGVDYRGGLNSDQHTWVATIRELSDSAIASSWNSARDFAGPSSRQLNPWEQLAQVLLMANELMFVD; from the coding sequence ATGCTCCACGATCGGTGCAGAATCGTGTGCTTGACTGCGACCTTTGTCGCTTCGCTCCAGGTCAGCCTGCTTGCCCAGGCGGCCGCGGACTCCGAATCCTTCGAGAAAGAGATTCGCCCTCTCCTGCTCGAGAACTGCGCGAAGTGCCACGGCGCCGACAAGCAGCAAGGGGGGCTGCGGCTTGATACACGGCAAGCGTTTATGAATGGCGGAGACTCTGGCCCGGCGGTAATCGGAGGCCAGCCGGACGAGAGTCTCCTCCTCGAGGCGGTTCGGCACGAAGGCGACCTCAAGATGCCGCCGGGCCGAAAGCTTTCAGCCGAGCAAATCGCCTCGCTGGAACGATGGGTCGCGGCCGGTGCGAAATGGCCCGCAGATCTGACGCCCGTCGTCGATCGACGTAAGGATGCATGGGCTGCGCACTGGGCGTTCCAACCGATCACCGATCCGCCAATCCCCCGCCCCAAGGATACAGGATGGTGCCGCACCCCGGTGGATGCGTTTGTCAAGGCGACCCTCGAAGCGAAAGGCCTCGCGCCCTCGCCTCTGGCCGATCGGTATCGCCAGATCCGGCGGCTGACCTATGACCTGACCGGCTTGCCTCCAACGCCCGAAGCGGCCACTGCGTTTCTCGAGGATCAATCCCCCGACGCCTATGAAAAGCTGGTCGATCGCCTGCTGGCGTCCGAGCAATACGGTGAGCAATGGGCCAGACACTGGCTGGACGTGGCCCGTTATGCAGACACAAAAGGCTATGTTTACGGGCGAGAAGAGCGGTTCCTCGTGCAGGCCCCGGCCTACCGAGATTGGGTCGTCAAGGCATTCAACGAAGACCTGCCTTATGACCAGTTCCTCCTCAATCAGATCGCCGCGGACCTGGTCGTACCCGAAGACCGAACGGCCCTGGCGGCGATGGGGTTCCTGACCGTTGGTCGTCGATTCCTGGGCATCACACCGGATATTATCGATGACCGAATCGACGTCCTCTCCCGCGGAACGATGGGCTTGACCGTCGCCTGCGCCCGCTGCCACGACCACAAGTATGACCCGATCCCGACTGCCGACTATTATTCACTCTACGGGGTGTTTCAGAACTGCACCGAACGTCTGGTCCAGATCAACGAACCCGAGTCGCGTGATCCCGCCTACGTAGCCTTCGAGAAGGAACTTTCGACCCGTCTCGAAAACCTAAAGAAGGGCATGGAAGCGAGTCGGACCGAGGCCATGAAGCGGGTCAGAGAGCGTGTCGCGGCCTACCTTCTCGTGCAAAAGGACCTTTCGAAGGTACCCCAGGAAGGCTTCGATACGGTCCTCGGAAAAGATGATCTGAATCCTGCGTTCGTGCGTCGATTCACGGCCTATCTCTCCAACGCAGCGAATTCCGACGACCGTATTTTCCGACCCTGGCGCATATTTGCGAGATTGACGGATGCCGACTTCGCCGCGCAAGCAATAATCGAATCCGGTAACATAAATAAACCTGGATTGCTCCCTCTGAATCGGAAGATCGCCGAGGCGTTTGCGACCCCTCCCAGCTCGATCGGTGAGGTTGCCGAGCGCTATGGCAAGGTCTTTACCGAGATCGATCGACTTTGGCAAGAGGTACAGAAGCCTTCCGGTGCAGCCGGGGCGACGCCTCCCAAGTTCCTGGAAGATCCCGAGGCCGAGGCGCTCAGACAAGTCCTGTATTCGGATCGAGGCCCGTGCTCGATGCCTGATGAGCCCATCGTGACAACCGAGTGGTTCTTCGATTCGACCACCGTCGTTCAGATGTGGAAACTTCAGGGCGAGGTCGATCGGTGGCTGATTCAGTCGCCGAGATCCCCGGCTCATGCTGTCGCAGTCGTCGATCGCGAAGAGCTTCAGGAGCCCCGCATCTTCAAGCGAGGAAGTTCGGCGAATCGAGGCGATGAGGTCCCCCGGAGGTTCCTCCAGGTCGTCGCGGGGCAGGATCGCAAGCCATTCTCGCAAGGCAGTGGCCGCTTGGAACTGGCCCGAGTGATCGTCGCCCCGACTAACCCTCTGACGGCTCGGGTCTGGGTCAACCGGATCTGGATGCACCACTTCGGTGCAGGGCTCGTCCGCACGCCGAGCGACTTCGGCATCCGGGCCGAGGCGCCAAGCCATCCAGAATTACTCGACTGGTTGGCTCGTCAGCTCGTCAGTAATGGCTGGAGCACCAAGAGCATTCATCGACTGATCCTGCTCTCTTCCGCGTACCAGCAGCGGTCCGACGAGCCTGCGGACGCGGCAGCTCGTGAGCTCACTCAGAGCGTCGACCCCGAGAATCGACTTCTCTGGCGGATGAATCCGCATCGACTGACATTCGAGGAAGCACGCGACACGCTTCTCTCCGTAACCGGGGAACTCGACTCTCGCCTCGGCGGCCGCTCCTCGGAATTATTTCCCGTCGGCTCATCGAACGTCCGTCGATCGCTTTATGGCCTGGTTGACCGGCAATTCTTGCCGAGCATCCTCCGCGTCTTCGACTTCGCCAACCCCGACCTCCACACGCCGATCCGTAGCGAGACGACAGTCCCACAGCAGGCCCTCTTTGCGATGAACCATCCCTTCATCGCAGATCGGGCCAAGGCCCTGGCGGATAAACTGACGATCAACGATCCCGAAGCGTCGATTCGATCACTCTACAAGTCGACCTATCAGCGCGAACCGACTGAGGTGGAACTGGCAGACTGTCGGCAATTCATCTCCACACCCGTCGAAGAGGCGAGTCCGGTCGTCTCACCGGAGACCCTTGCCTGGCAGTACGGCTACGCCGAGGTCGATCCCACGACGGGACCTTCCCGCGACTTCGTTCACCTGCCACACTTCAATGGGACAGCTTGGGGAGGAGGCCCACAGTGGCCCGACTCCAAACTGGGCTGGGCTCGGATCAACGCACAAGGTGGCCATCCCGGCGACGATCTCAAGCACGCCATCGTCCGGCGATGGACGGCGACGAAGGCATCCAACGTCGCGATTGGCTCAACGCTGGTGCATGCCGAGGCCGCCGGTGATGGCGTCAGAGGCTGGGTCGTTTCCAGTCGTCATGGTGTTCTCAAGTCGGCGCCGGTCCACAATAGTCGCGTGGAATTTAACATTGATCGTGTGGCCGTCGAGGTCGGAGACACGATTGACTTCGGCGTCGACTACCGCGGCGGTCTGAACAGTGATCAGCATACCTGGGTCGCGACGATTCGCGAATTGAGCGACTCCGCCATTGCGTCAAGCTGGAATTCGGCTCGCGATTTCGCTGGCCCCTCATCTCGCCAATTGAATCCCTGGGAGCAACTGGCCCAGGTGCTTCTGATGGCGAACGAATTGATGTTCGTCGACTGA